GTGCCGGGCAACGGGCTCGACGACGACGGCAATGGCTACGTGGATGACGTCCACGGGATCGACGCCTGGAATCACGACAGCGATCCGATGGACGACAACGGCCATGGCACCCACGCCGCCGGCATCATCGGCGCGCAGGGGGACAACGGCATCGGCGCGGTCGGCGTCGCCTGGAATCCGCAGATCGTCGCGTGCAAGTTTCTCGACGCGACCGGCACCGGCAACGACGCCGCGGCCATCACCTGCTTCGAGTACCTGATGGACCTCAAGGTCAACCGCGGCGTGAACCTCCGCATCGCCAGCAACAGCTGGGGATCGCCGCGCGATCCCAATGCGCCGTATCCTCATGCGCTGAGGGACACGATCGACGCCGCGGCGCAGGCCGGCATCATCAGCGTCTTTGCCGCCGGCAACGACGGAGGCAACGACGACGCGGCGCCCTACGATCCGGCGAGCTTCACCTCTCCGTCGATCGTGTCGGTCGCCGCCTCGGACGAGAACGACGCGCGCGCGGCGTTCAGCAACTACGGGGCAACGGCGGTCGACATCGCGGCGCCAGGGACCAACATCTTCAGCACCTATTGGGACGGCTACGCCTATTCGAGCGGGACGAGCATGGCGGCGCCGCACGTGTCCGGCACGCTGGCGCTCATGGCCTCTCAGAATCCCGCGCTGACGCCGGCGGCGCTGAAGCAGATCCTGCTGGCCAGCGCCGATCGTCTGCCGCAGTGGTCCGGCGTGACCGTGACCGGGGCGAGGCTCAACGTGTTCGCCGCGGTCGTCGCGTCGACGGAAACGTCGACGGCCCCCTCGGGAGCCGTCGGGGAGGGCTGGAGCCACGTCGACGTCGGCGCGACGGGCGCCGCCGGACGTGCGGCGCAATCGAACGGCGTGTTCGAAGTGGCCGGCGCGGGGGCAGACGTGTGGGGAACCGCCGACGCCTTTCACTACGCGTACCGCACGCTCGACGGCGACGGGACCATCGTCGCGCGCGTCACCGGGATTCAGTTCGTCAGCAACTGGACCAAGGCGGGCGTCATGATCCGCGGCTCGCTGTCGCCGTCGGCGGCGCAAGCGTTCATGCTCGTCGCGGCGTCGCCGGCGAAGGGGGTGCCGTTCCAGCGCCGCACCGTCGACGGCGGCACGAGCACGAGCTCGCCGGGCAGCCTGTCGACCGCGCCGCGATGGGTGAAGCTGGTGCGCTCCGGGGCGACCATCAGCGGGTACGAGTCCGCCGACGGGGCGACGTGGACGCGCGTCGGCGGCGACACGTTCACGCTCGGGCGCAGCGTGCTGATCGGCCTCGCCGTCTCGAGCCACGTCGCCGGCACCACGGCGGCGGCGACGTTCGACAACGTGAGCGTCGTGGCCGGGGCGGCGGCCCCCGCCGCCGCCGTGTGGTCGCACGGGGATATCGGCGCGACGCCGATTGCCGGGAACGCCACGGGCGGCGCCGGCGCCTTCACCGTCACCGGATCCGGCGCCGACGTGTGGGGCGCGGCCGACGCCTTTCACTACGCCTACACCACGCTGACCGGCGACGGGTCGATCGTCGCGCGCGTCTCGTCGGTCCAGATGGACGTCAACGCCTGGGTCAAGGCGGGCGTGATGGTGCGCGCCTCGTTGACCGCCGGGTCGCCGCACGCGTTCATGCTGGTCTCGGCCGGCAAGGGTGCCGCGTTCCAGCGCCGCCGTGTCGATCAGGACATCAGTGTAGGCACGGCGGGCTCTTTCACCACCGCGCCGCGCTGGGTGAAGCTGCAGCGCACCGGGAGCCAGATCTCGGCCTTCGAGTCGCCCGACGGCACGACCTGGACGCTGGTCGGCGCCGACACCATCGCGATGGGGCCCAGTATCTACGTTGGGGTGGCGGTGACCAGTCACACGACCGCCGCGGCCGCGACCTGCACATTCGACAATGTCACGGTGAGATAATTGCGGCTCGATGGGAGCCGCAATCCTGTTCCTGCTGGGCGTGCTGGCCGCTGCGCAGGCGCCGGCCGCTGCGCCGCCACCCGCCGCTGCGCAGCCGCCGGCGACCGGCGAGTCCGGCGAGGCCACCACGCGGCGCGTGTGCGGCACGCTCTGCCACGACTTCGAGCACGTCATTACTGTCGGCCGCACCCGCCCGCAGTGGGAAGCCACGGTCGAGAACATGATCGGCCGCGGCGCCAAGGCGACCAGCGCGGAAGTGGCGGCGATCGTCGAGTTCCTGTCCACCCGGCATACGCTGTCGCCGACGACGATTCGCGGCGGCGTCGGCCCGGCGGACAAGCCGATGGTCGACCCCAAGGCAGTGGAGCGCGCGGCCCCGCTCTATGCGTCGGACTGCCGCGCCTGCCACGGCCCGGACGCACGCGGCACGTCCGACGGCGCGAATCTGGTTCGCTCGGACGTCGTCCTTCGCGATCGCTACGGCAGCACTCTGGGGCCGTATCTCGCGAGCGCCCATCCGCGCCCCCTCCCGCCGCTCACCGGCATACAGGTGCTGCTGCTGTCGCATTTCCTCCGCGCGCGGGTGAACGACACGCTGCGCGGCTCGCCGCTCTTCACGCCCGGTGACGTGCTGACCGGCGATGCCGAAGCGGGGGAGTCGTACTTCAAGGGCGAGGGGGGCTGCGCCGCCTGCCATTCGCCGGCCGGCGATCTCTCCGCGATTGGCCGCCGCATGGATCCCATCACGATCCAGCAGCGCTTCCTCTTTCCGAACAACGTCGCATCGCGCCGCCGGTCGACTCCCGCGCCGGTCGTCACCGTCAAGGTCACGACGCCGGACGGCGAGACGGTATCCGGTCCGCTCGTGCACCTCGACGACTTCTACGTCTCGCTGCGCGACGCCTCGGGCGCGCACCGGACCATCCGCCGCGGCCGCGGCGTGCAGGTGGTCAAATCCGATCCGTACGCGGCGCACGTCGCGCTGCTGCCGCGGATCACCGACAAGACGATGCACGACGTCGTCGCCTACCTGGCGAGTCTGAAATGATTGCCGCGCTCCTTCTGATCCTCGCGGTCGAGTGGCCGACGTTCAACGGCGACTATTCGGGCCGCCGCTTCAGTCCGCTGACGAACGTCAACGATCGGAACGTCAAGCATCTGAGCCTGGCGTGGAGCTATCGCGTCAGCGGCCCCGGGTCGGCGCCGATCAAGGCGACCCCGCTGCAGGTCGGCGGCGTGCTGTATTTCTCGTCTCCCGATCACGTCTGGGCGATCGACGCGCGCACCGGCCGGGAGATCTGGCACTTCGTCTGGCAGGGCAAGGGAGGCAACTACATCGGCAACCGCGGTGTGGGGATCGGCGGCGACACCCTGTACGTGGAGACGCCGGACTGCCATCTCGTCGCGCTGAACATCAAGGACGGCAGGGAGCGCTGGCGTCAGACCATCTGCGATGTGAACCGCTACTACTACTCGTCGACGGCGCCCATCGTGATCCCCAACCACGTGATCGTCGGGGTCAGCGGCGACGACATCGACAATCCCGGCTACATCGAGGCGCGCGATCCGGCCGACGGCTCGCTGCAGTGGCGCTGGTACACGGTGCCGCAGAAGCCGGGCGATCCGGGCCTCGACACCTGGCCGAGCCTCGAGATGGCGAGGCACGGCGGCGGCATGACCTGGCAGCCCGTCACGTTCGATCCGGAGCTGAATCTCATTTACCTGACCACCGGCAACCCGCAGCCGGTCGTGGCGCACGTCAACCGCCCCGGCGCGAATCTCTTCACCGCCTCCATCGTCGCGCTCGGTGCGGACGACGGGAAGATGCGCTGGTATTTCCAGGCCTCGCCGCACGACACCCACGACTGGGATGCGACGGAGACCGCCGTGCTCATCGACGCACCGCTCGGCGGCCCGCCGCGCCCCTCCACCGGCCGCTCCGGGGGGCGCGGGTCCGTCCAGCCGCGAAAGCTGCTGGCGCAGGCATCACGGAACGGCAAGTTCTTCCTGCTGGATCGCACCAACGGGAAGGCGCTGTTGTCCACCGACTTCGTGCCGACGAACTGGTCGCTGGGATTCGACGACAAGGGACAGCCGATTCCCAATCCGGCGAAGCATCCGCAGGTGGACGGCGCGCTGGTGAGTCCGAACCAGGCCGGGGCCACCAACTGGCCGTCTCCCTCTTTCAGTCCCGCGACGGGGCTGTTCTACGTGAGCGCGGCGCAGGCGTACAGCGTCTGGTACCTCTACGACACGGGCAAGAACCCGATGGGATGGGGCGGCACCGACCGGGGCGGCTGGGCGCAGCACATGGTGCAGGCCATCGACTACCGGACGGGAAAGATCCGCTGGAGCCACAAGTGGGAGGGGAGCGGGTTCTCCGGACTCCTGTCCACGGCCGGCAACCTGCTGTTCACCGGCGACGGGTCGAGCGGCAACTTCGTGGCGCTGAACGCGACGACCGGCGAGCCGCTGTGGCGGGCCGGCGTCCGCACCGCTGTCAGCAA
The sequence above is drawn from the Vicinamibacterales bacterium genome and encodes:
- a CDS encoding S8 family serine peptidase, producing the protein MTWERARIDLVRSAGVVVVAFGTLAFGSRIAAQSPPARRAELLVKFRPGATPAERQAALARAGAKLRKRFARTGIEHVEIAAGDRATGAVPALASDPAVLYAQPNFIRRAVAAGAPNDPAWTGNVLWGLARVSAPSAWAAFPPSARDVVVAVIDSGINYRHPDLAGSAWVNRGEVPGNGLDDDGNGYVDDVHGIDAWNHDSDPMDDNGHGTHAAGIIGAQGDNGIGAVGVAWNPQIVACKFLDATGTGNDAAAITCFEYLMDLKVNRGVNLRIASNSWGSPRDPNAPYPHALRDTIDAAAQAGIISVFAAGNDGGNDDAAPYDPASFTSPSIVSVAASDENDARAAFSNYGATAVDIAAPGTNIFSTYWDGYAYSSGTSMAAPHVSGTLALMASQNPALTPAALKQILLASADRLPQWSGVTVTGARLNVFAAVVASTETSTAPSGAVGEGWSHVDVGATGAAGRAAQSNGVFEVAGAGADVWGTADAFHYAYRTLDGDGTIVARVTGIQFVSNWTKAGVMIRGSLSPSAAQAFMLVAASPAKGVPFQRRTVDGGTSTSSPGSLSTAPRWVKLVRSGATISGYESADGATWTRVGGDTFTLGRSVLIGLAVSSHVAGTTAAATFDNVSVVAGAAAPAAAVWSHGDIGATPIAGNATGGAGAFTVTGSGADVWGAADAFHYAYTTLTGDGSIVARVSSVQMDVNAWVKAGVMVRASLTAGSPHAFMLVSAGKGAAFQRRRVDQDISVGTAGSFTTAPRWVKLQRTGSQISAFESPDGTTWTLVGADTIAMGPSIYVGVAVTSHTTAAAATCTFDNVTVR
- a CDS encoding acido-empty-quinoprotein group A, which translates into the protein MIAALLLILAVEWPTFNGDYSGRRFSPLTNVNDRNVKHLSLAWSYRVSGPGSAPIKATPLQVGGVLYFSSPDHVWAIDARTGREIWHFVWQGKGGNYIGNRGVGIGGDTLYVETPDCHLVALNIKDGRERWRQTICDVNRYYYSSTAPIVIPNHVIVGVSGDDIDNPGYIEARDPADGSLQWRWYTVPQKPGDPGLDTWPSLEMARHGGGMTWQPVTFDPELNLIYLTTGNPQPVVAHVNRPGANLFTASIVALGADDGKMRWYFQASPHDTHDWDATETAVLIDAPLGGPPRPSTGRSGGRGSVQPRKLLAQASRNGKFFLLDRTNGKALLSTDFVPTNWSLGFDDKGQPIPNPAKHPQVDGALVSPNQAGATNWPSPSFSPATGLFYVSAAQAYSVWYLYDTGKNPMGWGGTDRGGWAQHMVQAIDYRTGKIRWSHKWEGSGFSGLLSTAGNLLFTGDGSSGNFVALNATTGEPLWRAGVRTAVSNGPITYTLDGLQYVVVAAGDTLWAFVMNE